The following coding sequences are from one Nicotiana tabacum cultivar K326 chromosome 1, ASM71507v2, whole genome shotgun sequence window:
- the LOC142162650 gene encoding copper transporter 5 produces MMHMTFYWGNKVTLLFDFWKTDSWSSYALALLACFIVSVFYQYMEDRRQRFKILSSNSKKNYPPPSSNAAVNTPLLYSFPTVGGVWNSARFATAILFGINSAIGYMLMLAIMSFNGGVFVAVVLGLSIGYLLFRTGEEDVVVVDNPCACA; encoded by the coding sequence ATGATGCACATGACCTTTTACTGGGGTAACAAAGTGACCCTTTTGTTCGATTTTTGGAAAACCGATTCTTGGTCAAGCTATGCCCTCGCTTTACTCGCTTGTTTCATCGTCTCCGTTTTTTACCAGTACATGGAAGATCGCCGTCAGCGATTCAAGATTCTGTCTTCAAATTCCAAGAAAAACTACCCTCCGCCGTCGTCCAACGCCGCCGTGAATACacctcttctttactcttttccGACCGTCGGCGGTGTGTGGAATTCGGCGAGATTTGCTACGGCGATTCTATTTGGGATTAATTCGGCGATTGGGTATATGCTTATGTTAGCTATTATGTCATTTAACGGCGGCGTTTTTGTTGCCGTGGTTTTGGGTCTGTCGATCGGATATTTGCTTTTTAGGACCGGTGAAGAGGATGTTGTGGTCGTTGATAATCCATGTGCCTGTGCTTGA
- the LOC107802730 gene encoding G-protein coupled receptor 1, with translation MATVKAVMGNLTVAERQVLTAVNSGASSLSLVGSGFIVLCYLLFKELRKFSFKLVFYLALSDMCCSFFSIIGDPSKGFFCYAQGYTTHFFCLASFLWTTTIAFTLHRTVVRHKTDVEDLEPMFHLFVWGTSGVMTVIRSIANNHEHLSRLGTWCWAQTGHAGKVTHFITFYAPLWGAILFNGVTYFQVIRMLNNATRMAVGMSERSYQPDPRSDKKALNRWGYYPLILIGSWFFGTINRIHDFIEPGHKIFWLSVLDVVMAQLMGLFNSIAYGLNSSVRRAIYERLDLLPECFQRWIPKSSRSRGQQQDSELVSLKIQDQQ, from the exons ATGGCGACAGTTAAAGCAGTGATGGGGAATTTGACGGTGGCAGAACGACAAGTACTGACGGCAGTGAACAGCGGAGCATCAAGTCTATCATTGGTCGGTTCCGGATTCATAGTGCTCTGTTATTTGCTATTCAAAGAGCTCCGCAAGTTCTCCTTCAAGCTTGTCTTCTACCTCGCTTTATCC GACATGTGCTGCAGTTTCTTCAGCATAATTGG GGATCCTTCCAAGGGGTTCTTCTGTTATGCTCAAGGCTATACAACACATTTCTTCTGCCTAGCCTCTTTCTTGTGGACTACAACAATTGCCTTTACTCTTCACCGAACAGTTGTTAGGCATAAGACagatgttgaagatttggagcctATGTTTCATTTATTCGTTTGGG GAACTTCAGGAGTAATGACAGTTATACGATCAATTGCCAATAATCATGAGCATCTAAGTCGGTTAGGCACTTGGTGTTGGGCACAAACAGGACATGCAGGAAAG GTTACCCACTTCATCACATTTTATGCACCTCTTTGGGGTGCCATTCTTTTTAATGGTGTCACCTATTTTCAAGTAATACGGATGCTAAACAACGCAACTCGT ATGGCAGTGGGCATGTCAGAGAGGTCATACCAACCAGATCCTCGGTCAGATAAGAAG GCACTAAATCGTTGGGGTTACTATCCCCTCATTCTTATAGGATCATGGTTTTTCGGCACAATCAACCgtatacatgattttattgaaccAGGTCATAAGATATTTTGGCTTTCTGTTCTTGACGTTGTAATGGCTCAGCTCATG GGTCTCTTTAACTCAATAGCATATGGTCTTAACAGCTCAGTCCGTAGAGCAATTTATGAGAGATTGGATCT ATTACCAGAATGTTTTCAAAGATGGATTCCAAAGAGCTCGAGGTCAAGAGGCCAACAGCAGGATAGTGAATTAGTCTCACTAAAGATTCAAGATCAGCAATAA